gtaagatgactcagatggacttaattgtagtgatccatgggcagtccatgggtctctttccattgatattaattatttattgaaatatgaaatggttatttaaacatatttggtgtattatactgtatagtgatatcaatttctatcaaaaaatatgtataggtaatagatttggtctagttattacaagaaattgtatgaaaaataactaaatatttaggcaatcattgtgagtgcaaaaaggtcaactgcaatagcacacactatttatcattcttaaatggctcatagaaacttctagtattgtgagtttgaatgctcaatatggtaatttgggaatgcttaatcatttaaggtcaatagtttatctctgctgactgtatctcttaaaattcatttctagaagggagggggtagggttacaaaatctgacatagtttcagattaaacctcatttggtatatttttttctattcagtattttagatactacttgacttattgtaaaaatgaaataaaatcagaaattttatgagcagaattttgttgtcAAAAAATGTATGCGtgatagtatttgagaaacgccatatttagggtaaatttggccaattgccaagtcgaatcatgccaatgttttccttagatgcattttgaaaatctaatccatgttgattttttatctgtttgtgtttaatttacataactatatatgacaaacaatatttcttgtgtcaataaaatttttattggcttttgtgttaatttggtcaattttagcattttttgccttttggggctgcaaaagaggtgatttcaatctcgctttcctcgaaaattaacctgattacttttgttgatttttttatatgttttaggataaagtcaaaatgttaaaataaataaaattgaaaaaaattcaatgagcggttttttttgggctagctatcaatagctaccttaaggcgtaagaggcgactaaatggggcagtctttcggatgagacttCATATTCGAGATTAAAGACACCAAAGAATCCTCCACATCTGGGGCGCGTTCTACAAAAGAACTTAAAACCAATTTTGtatactggaattttccagtttattgttagatcattcactccaaacgcaaaatatttttttaaaatgttgaaaatgaagcctcagaaaagttttacttaattcattcattcattcaaagtaataactatgtaatacaatttaagacttgtgACTTTGTCATAAGTTTTGTAATTTTAACGGGTccctgcttcgtacttagatattttattgaaaatggatattactGGCAAAATAACTACTCAATTTTGTGACAAACGGattgatttcagcttttccatcgtcaacttcccatatttatgtagcaatactccattatcacctgcatatagtgtgtatatctctcaactgattcgatacgcaagagcttgttctgtgtatgaagCAGGCTAtcgacaaagaagttgatgtaACGGGgatttcgtttaaagtcagcatttcgcagattCTATCGTCGTTATGATTTAGTTTGCGATTGTTAGtccgttcatggcacactgaattcgactacggattactccgttgaCCTGATCTAGACATCGGGTTCATTTTGAGTATGACaagtcgaaaggggatgcttgtTCCTCCTAaactcctgatcccacctgtggtatgtctaaaggtccgtgtttgcccaactctttgtgttgtattccctataggagattgatcattgtttgttatattcacctttcgccgtaaaaaccgaggtcccgtgccacagaaggtgtggcacgataaactATAAgatgctcaaaggccataagcaccagcacaggtctaaattttgcagcccttcaccagcaatggtgacatttccatatgagtgaaaaatcctcgagGGGGACGtttaacatttatatattttatacaacAAACGAACAATTCGACATAaacggcaaaccaacaactcaactgtatgacaaacgggatgattttaaacaataagcctatacaaccaaccaacaaacACAAATTACATCGAAGTGAACATAGATTGCGAAGGGACTCTTCAAATGTTTTAGAACATCCTctgccgcggtggccgagaggttagagcgttcgccccgcatgcggaaggaccgggattcgaatcccggccgctacacacctaagtcgttaaaacaggtagtgacagttccatcgccaaaacctcggcatcaggtgtgaatgtcacgggtcctcggagatgaccttaaaaacggatgacccgtgtcacagtaggtgtggcacgctaaagaactgctcaatggccgtaaacgccgagcataggcctaatttgaagcccttcaccggtcttggtgacgtctccatatgagtgaaaaattctcgagcgagacgttaagcaagatacaatcaatcaatcaatcctccATTTTAGccccttggggatccgggttagaataggtcctcagtatcccccgGCTTGTCGTAAGCAGCAACTATATGGGGCGGGCcattggatgagaccgcaaaaatcgaggttccgtctcacagcaggtgtggcacgataaagatccctccctgctcactggccataaacgccgagcataggcctatatattGCAGTCCTTCATcggtaatggtgacgtttccatatgaatgaaatgttttcgagagggacgttaaacaatatacaatccaCCATTTTGAACAATGACCTTCATCAACCGAATTACACCCCCCAAAGAAGGCTTAAACTGAGGTTAAATTGGGTTTACATAGAAATACTGAAGTATTTTACAAATACTTTTTatgcaaagataacgaacagtgatcaatcacgtATAAATCctctaaagaatacaaaactgaaAGTAGGGAAAACAAGGACCCACAGAAACACTAGAGGCGAGACAGAGCGTCTAAGAAAAGTAGCAATCCAATGTTGGTTAGTCAAATCCACCGTGAGCTCTATCCCTTAATTTTGGTGTGAAAGATTAGGTTATATTTCATTTCAGCTAAGCATGATTTTTCTCCTCGTTTTTATTAActacaaaattttaattcaattgacgCTATTTAACTccctaaaattaatttttagatTTTGAGCAACTGTTTGAGTAGGTTTGGTTGAGAATCAATTAGCTTCATTTGTCCAGATATAATTGCTTTAAAATCACGGGAAGGTGGAAATCGGATTTTTAGCAGTATCTTGTACATTTCCAGATAATAtttaaattcaataaaacaaaacatacacAGGTGTGTTATCTGTTAATGTACTGGACATTAATTGCTCAATCTCCCCTCGCACACGTCTCAACTCTCCGACTTCTGAAAACTCTGTCACTCATGAATAGTATGAAAACAGAAAAATGTCATAAACGTGCAACTCATTTTTCATTAATTGTTGAAATGACGTAAAGAAACTTAAGATTATTAATGCGAATTTGCATGAGACACATTCGTCAATTTCAATACAGGTCCTGCTAAAATAGACTTGAAATTATTAAATGGAAACTACAGTTTTCCAAGGAATCGGACAAGAAACACGCTTGCTGAATAACAATATCGTATGTCCTACAGTTTCAAAATTCTAGGATCTGACATTAATCCCTAATTTATGTCGCAGTGTTTCGCAGGCGACACAATAAGTGAGATTCTAGcaaacatttgattttaaatgatcGACTGGCCCTTAGAATAAGTCAAAGACAAAATGTGTGTATGTTgcttgattgtgtattgtttaccgtccctctcgagaaaatttcactcgtatgaagacgtcacccctgccggtgaaaggctgcaaaatgtcggcctatgctcgacgcttatggcctttaagcaggAAAGGATCTTTATAGGgtcacgcctgctgtgacacgggacctcgtttttggcggtctcatccgaaggaccgccccatttattcgcctcttacgacaagcaaggggtaatgagggcttattctaacccgtatccccACGGAACGTGTAGATGTTGCAAGTTTCGGAAAGTGAACTAAAGTTTATACAATGAACCTACGTCCAGAGGCTGAGGAATATCTCAAAAATTATCCCAATGCTACTTACATGCACTTATATTTAAGAAGGGCTTGTACAATACTATTTACACAAATTACTTCCTAAAACGTCTATCGTATGTCGATATGCGACCAATTGAAAAGTCGATTGAtttaatgtttattgtttaacgtccctgtcTAGAATTTCTCGCTCgatcatatggaaacgtcatcATTGCTGGTGAAAGGCTACGAAATTTATATAGttctatgctcggctcttacggtttttgagcagggagggatctttaacgtgccaccCCTGCTGacttgcggtctcatccgaaggaccgccccatttagtcgacacttacgacaagcaagtgttactgaggacatattctaacccagattcTCGCGGGAATGAGAAGTCGAGGGTCTTCTCAAGATGACATTGAAAACGAGTCTAACGGTAGATGTTGGCATGATAATAATCCTCAATAACACGGCCGTCAACGCTATGCACGAGTCAAAATCTGTGCAGTGCTTCACCAATAACTGCTGAAGTCTCTAtggatgaaaaattctcaaaagggACTTAAATAACACATTCTAAATAGTTTAAAACATAAACAGCTTCAGGGGTTGTCGTTGTTGATTCCAGTAACTCCAGGGGTTGTCGTTGTTGATTCTAGTAACTCCAGGGGTTGTCGATTTTGTTGATAACCTTTTGTAGAACTCCCAACATCCAAATAAAATCTAACCGGAAGGTTTGAAAGAGGTGAGAACTGTAAAAGGACAAATGGGAAAATTTAGTGTAATAAATGAGCCGCAATGACTGAATTAATTCTATTGTAGATCCACGTCTCATTTGCATACGGGATATAAAATCACGTGTTAAATACCATAAGAATAAAGGGTCCACAACTGATCATTTGGTATGCTGGTCATTAAAAGCCCTTTCACACGTCTTAACTGCACGACCGACCTCTTGTGATCATtcatcattgatttttttttttttttgaaaacagaaaaaaatctatatacaacatgtacatatattcaacTTGAAATTCATTAAGAAACTCCACAAACTGCTGTTTTACAAAGATtaatttgatttattcaacTTCAATTTTAGTCATAATTTCATTCAACAGTATCGAAgacctgatttttttttaaagttggaaACTTGCACACAGAACACAATTTCGcttaatatatgtattaaatgAACGCCACACATGCAAACTAAATATCCAAGACCTATTTCTTGCAGTTTCCAAGTTTAAGGCTTTGACAGACGGACGGGCGAACACAAGGTATAAATGACAAACATTCGACGGACATTgtaattttatataaatgttagaGATGGCTCtatttgttcagatttttttcaCTTCAAATATTGGAGTTAGACCATCAAAATACTATCAGCTATAGTGAGCTAATGAACTGTAAAGACAAATATACTATGATATGACTTGCCAAATTTATCAAGTTAGTACTGTCCACATTCTTATGATATTACCTAATACCTGTTGTGTTTCATTCATTGTGTTCAACATCGTTGTTGATTGTACTTTTTTTGTACTATTATGCTCCATGTGGAGcctttaatgaaataaaaaaagtttcaaagctgtatgtctattatataataattttcctattATCTACAATTGATTtagacatatttatatattggcAGTTTTTCTATACTGTTGATataaaaatgtgtcattttaacaattttatatcttatattctgTTTTACGAAAATAtgcgattttttttatattgacccatacttctgtttttgtatgtttgacatctttaaaaagatgGCAACAAAGACATGTTCTTtcgttattaattaaattaagcTATATTGAGTtcatggaaattaatacagttttacCACTTTCAACCATGAATTTTGATAAGTCACACaagggtggagctaccttaatacTATGTCAGTATTTCTTAAGCAGATATTGACTTGTAAAATGCTTCATATATTTGTCATGATTTCCTTCTTGCAACACTGATTAGAGTCAAAAGGAATTGATTGTTCTAACAAGGAAAAAAGACGAACGAGTTATTCTATGTGAGGgagcacaggtactgaatttgGCAAATTTgacgatataaagcatcaatcacAAGAAGAACTGTAAAAGGATTAACTTATGTACATCCAacacaataacttttcttgtaaataatggAATTATTATGCTTTTAATGTTATTCTCTCAGacaatgaatatattttattttatcatacaattagcacaggttcatatggcatggactttgtaagcGTGCATgtaacaacacccccccccccccccacccatcCCTTCCTTTTCCAATATCCCATCGGTCAAACTGCCCCTTGTAAGACGTTTATAACGCTAGTGAACAAAACTGATGCGCTTCCGAACTCCATCTATActgtggggtttttttaaaattaaaaatagatgGAATTCGGATAGAAAACATCgaattttaagaaattttaaaaataagtttgATGGAgttcaaaaacacatttttagTATATTggtgttaagatttttttcagTGCAATTTGACCAAtggtattttattaaaattacaccattttttaaaattatttaagCAAGGGGAGGGGTGGGGGGTACAGCTATCAATGTTCTGCTTTTGTCCCGGTAATCTCGCATTTACTCGCGAGACTTGttcattttcttaccaatgacaaACAAGAGTCATCAATGTTCGATAACTGACGTGCTGGTAACAAGGAGTATTAAGCAAACAATATCTTACtacgtccagtttgaccttgCGATCTCCAAATCAACAGAGTTATCTACTCGTTTGGTAGAACTGGTACATCAAGTCTAATATCTGCCATgcaaaggtttctcaagatattgagcaagCAATTGGCgtaaaacaaatttaatacaCAAACAGGCTGAAATTGAAATTGGTAAATAAGAATTCTAATTATAGTATATTTTAAAAGCTGTTGTGAAGAGCAAATAAATGGGCAAGGGTGTCTCTATCAGCCTAGTGAACTTATGGCCCCTGAGTCAGGGGATCTGGTGTTAGGGTGGGAATGTatgactcaaatagtgaaattgtgttatttctttaaaaatttacttCTTTATATCCCTTTACagcttgaataaaatatatatgcatgataATGACGAGCATGGAGCACTgaaccaaaatacatgtagtgagTATCATGACTCCTGTGCCAGAGGCCCAAGCTTTAGGGGGCGGGGCAAAGAGTTACAAAGTGGAGAtgcatttattatcaaatatctTCTTTACCTCGTTGTATTGTGAATACACGCTGCATGAATGTTTTAACTGTCTACCAAACAGAGTAGGTTTATAGTGAACTACTTATATCTTTATTTCTTCTATTTATTGTCAAGGGCTTTAGTCTCTAGAGCAGAATGGTGCAATATGACAAAAGTTTATATGTAGGATTATACATGTAAGGACCATAAAGATTTCTACCAAAATACCCCAAACCTACTTCCTGAGGCGTCAAGAAGAGTTACTCATGAGAAAATACAACATGAGCTTTTAAAATGCTCTTTACTCTTGAAAATCAAAAACTAAATGCTAAGGGTAAATCATTTTTATTctcaaatattttattgaagtttTAATAAACTGAGCTGCCCATTAAAGAGTTCTCGCATGTTATCCAAGTGACTGTTACGGCCTTTGGTCTCTTGCGTGCTAAGCAGGTGAGGTCCACCCGCCTCATCTTTACTAAGCTGTTTTATCTCATGCagtgttacatgtaactatcTCATTTTAGGGACTATGAAATAGTTTTATTGACCAGCTCTTTGTTTAGAATAAGTTCTATAAATTGCCCGTTTTATCACGATATTTAATAACCCCATTGACGttttcatgatacatgtattgtgtattATACAATGTTGCAGAGCGCCCCCGTAAGCTCTCACTTAGTATCAATATACCAGTATTTATTTACCGCGCTTTTAATCGGATTTCTCCATTGTTTTCGTCCGACTGAAACGAAGGTATATTCAAGTCGATAAGAACTTTACAGATTGTGTCGGTATACTCAGATGTACATACATACCTATGTGACCACACATAATACACATCATAGTTTCTGACGTAGTATTCCCCTGGAAGATCAAATAGAAACTAGATAAGAAAGTTACCCAGGTGTTAGTAAAAACTTAACGCTAGTTTTGATCGATATATGGAAATCTAATTTTTCTGTTTTTGGAACCACAACTGACACCACGAAATCAATCAAGATACGAGGCATCAAAGCCGTCCACGTGAAACAGGTAAGCTATAGATTATCGTTTTAATTTATCTGCACGTTTAAAATCGATAAAGGAAGAAATGAGCAACCTCACTATCTGTAGTTTGTTCATACCCAAGAAGCAGTGTCTCCCGGTTTCTTTAAAGCTCGAGAAAGACACTAGTAGTTGACAGGTAATTTCAAATTACGGTGTTTTCAGATATTGTcttatgaatttcaaattttcaagcAAGATTGGATTTAATTTTCGTATTAATTTTTTCCcccatttttattaaattttttgctcgaaaatatgttaaatattatGTAATCTGCTGACAGGATTTGTCGccaattctttttaaacatAACTTTGTTGTCCATTTGATGATGTGTTCTACACTATAAGTCGTTGTGATTTTACTATCCATAATCTGTTGTTTGAGCTAAATGTAATCAGTTGTGATTACACGAGCGTGTAAATCCTTCTCTCGCCTGTTTTCAGATTAACTACTTAAAATGATATCGGCGTAAAATTATACACAGAAATGGAAGATCAGTCCCCGTCTGTTCAGTCctgaatttattttaaattgcTGTTTCCATGTGAACAGTGTAAATGTATTTCTagcatttatttccaaatttgcCTTTGATAAGTGGCGATGCATGTCCACGTGGAAAAAAGCTCGTGATTGAAATTTCGCTTATTTGCCTAAGACTTTATTGAGCACACAGTAGGACTTTCGGCGACAGGAACATTTCACCAGATGGTCCAATATTGACAGTGGCTGTGATTCTTTATGTTGCTTCTGTCGATTAGATTTTCACACGAATTTACATTGACCTCATTGTTTGGTTCAACCCTTTTTTGACAACTTGGGTTGGTGGTAAATATTTATTCTTCACAAGCCAACTTGACACTTCGAATACACATATGCTTACCCATACTGAGGGTCGGGAGTAcgttataaaaaaaaccctgacacccattgaaaataaaactttagtgaacaatgaaaaaaaaataacaagagaAGACCACCAAAAATGTCAATTTACGGcgttcttttaaaattttattgtcACCGAGGAGCACTTATGAACGAAAAGCTCATCAACAAGACGCGAAATAATGGGCAATTTAAATCCATTTCGATGAATTATGTTTGAAAAGCTGCGTGGAGTACGTTAAAgtatatgaaatttacagtCTTCAAGTTGACAATTGTTTTAGTTTAGTCGTTGAGTAAGTACCGATTGCACCATAAATCATGGTTTTTGTGTTTATTATGGTGGATTAAGTATTTTCGGTCCCTGTTCTTGTGGCGCTCTGGAGATCCTAAATCATGCGAGGTTATTCCTTATCAAGGGACATGGTTCCGAAAGACCTCAGATATCAATAGCTGTCTCGATTTAtttactttgatttttaatttattgcGTAATGTGGGAACGATAACAAATCGTTGCATGCCGTTTTCTTGGAGAAGAGGTAAACAGTAACTTGTAAGTAGAATATTTGATTTTTGTAAAGGGGCGGGTGTTAAATGGTTCGAAGATCGGTAATTATAAAGCGCCTATTCTTCAAAAAAAGTACATTCACTCGGTAATGTATGCAAAACTACACATTTGTGTTATTTCTCTCAtgtcaaaataaatattgattttgtatacTGCTTGCTGATATGGCCCGTATTACAttcccatttttaaaaaaaaactacatctTAATATAATTTTTGCACTCAACATTGTACTTTCTCTATATTTATTTAGCTTTATTTCTCCATCCATCATTCTTgcagtgtttttttttaatatgttgatttaaatttgacatttgaaaaatatcgtacaaaactttgaattttaaaattatatcgGCATTCATATGAGGGTGTTAAATAGCATTAAATTCTTTGTGGAAACGTTGTATAGGTGTTTTCAAATCAGCTGAATCATAATATATTAATTACttaaaaactgaattttgaaTTAGCATATTCTTATGCACTGAATAAATATCGTGTGCACAGAGTACTATGGTTGTAGATATTGATATTGCCTTTGAAGTGTTCTAGTAAGACTTTTCAAGTCATTCTTATTCCGCCAATTATAAAGTAAATCTTCAATACATATACTGTTCACCCAATTTACGTTTTAACCTCGGAACTTCAAGAAATTTGACAGTTTAAATTTTTTGTGCATTGTTAATTCAGTCGAGTGCTAATTAAAATCACCATTCACTTTAAAGAGAAAATATCGACATGAAGTTGAAAAGAATAATGTTAAAGCCAACAATGAAATTGATTATGTATTTCAGAATTTTACGATTGAAATTGGTTTTTGCATCTTCCGGATCTTGTTTCATTGTAGTAACGAAAAGTGCTGTATAAACTGTTAATGGAATTCTGTTCCATGGAATGAAACTTGTAAAGCAGAATTGAGATAAAACTATCTGAAATCAATTTCCATTTGCTTGGTCCCAAGTATAAAATACCCTATACAAGCTATTGGGGGAAAAGACTTATAGACGTGTTCAATTATCCTTAAAATCGTGCCATTGGAAAGAATGTTGAACAGTTAGTGCATCTGCGAAAGGAGAACTATCGACTTGGAAAATTTACATCTAAATGCAGAAAACAAAACTAGCAGCTTGGATATGTTTTCTAATTCCGAAAAGCGAGAGCGTTACACTTTCTCTTGTATAAATATTGAATGTTTAAATAACGGAAATTTCAATCTTGAATGATTGATTTAAATCGATTTGGGGTTCTTTTATACCTAAATCTGACTCCTAAATTCCTTTATCACATGTAACTAAGTATTTAATGCCCGATTTTTATGGTGTGGATTGAACGTTTAAACTCTGTATTTGCAGGTAGAAAATTCGGGACAGCCTGATAAGGAAAACACACGGGGGCTTTTGCTATTAACTGGACACAAGATTTTGAAGTGTGCACTGGATTTAACTGTTGTGCATCCTCTTGGTATCTATAGATCCAGGGCAAGATTTGTGTATATTAAAGGATTATTTTCCACCTAAACCGTTCTTTAGTCTAAGTAGGAAACGTCGGGATCAGCAGGCACCAAAGGCGAAGTGTTAACACACATTTATCGATGTGCTAGAAGTGCtgttaattaatttttgtattaATTAATCATTGGTAAGCACTTAATAGACGAAGAAGTGAAATCTTTGGCATCTAATTAGTAATCCGCTAAAGACTTTTCAACAGGATTAACTCAATTAATCTCAGAACAAAGCTCTAAATGCAATTGTACACGATGGGGTCTTTTCTATGTCTGTTTAAACAAAGGTAAATACACTTGTCACCTAACAATGCGTCATATGAATAACCTGCACATTTTGGATTCTAACGGAAAAGACCAGTTCATCTAAGCGTTCGAGAGACTTTGGGTGTAAAATGCCTTCCTTAGAGTCGCCTAGCTTCAGCTCCTCTCGCATACAAAGAGCGTACAGGATAAATAACATCGAATATACAAAACTCCAGGGAAAGTTAAATCTGTTGGAGAAGGAGAAAATTCATTCCAAACGAGTGATAAACCAAGACATCCGATTGATCTCTCTGACTTTGGACTACATAAACAACTGCAGTGGCCACAGTCCCGAGGGCCTCGCCCCGGACTCCGAGGAGGAATATGAAAGGTTGGATGAGGGACCTTGTTTTATGTACGGCGAGCGGATAGTCAGTCGTAAGAAAAGGCGATTCAAACGTTCCCAGTCGGCAGCAGAGAACAGTAGAAGTTCCGGCAGTCTGTCGTCAATTCCTTCCCTCTTGCCTCCCGCCATACGTCCACAAAGTAGCCCTGTCGGTCGAGCAACATTTGTGACAACTTTACAGGCCGGAGAGAACACGCGTGACACTGACCCTTACTCAGACAAAGACTCCCTACATTCGGAGAGCTCTTCCTTGTCGTGGATGTCTGGAACATCAAGTCTTACTCGAAAACTCATCAAAGCTAGTCGCGGGAGACCAAGACGGGAAAGTCTACACGAAAAAGGACCTAGGCGCGTACGTAGTTTAAGTTCCGCAAATATCCAGTCACTAACAAGACAGTTGATGCCACTTGATGGTGGTAAAGCTAGTGCACAAGATGATCGCCGTGCGTCTACATCACTCGCACGGAATGCTGGGATTACAGAAATTCTTAACCAGAGACGACCAACTGTTACAGCCGATGCATGGAAGTCACACCTTACCGATCAGACTAAATCGGGTGCTCCTATGACAATGGCTGCCCAGAGACAGCGAATCATGGGTTATAAACTACAGATTAACGAGGACAGAAAAAGTGCTGTAAATCAAAAGTTCAAAGATTTCATGAAAAAGACTAGTTAACTGGTTCTTATATCCTAGGTTTTGTGTGCCAAACGTCTTGTAAACAGATCatagttatatttatatacactttATATCGCAAATATGcttgcattttgtaaattcgcatttgcatatattatttaatgaaaatgtgatgaTAGTAATGTTTCActgttatttacaatgaaatctaacagattttacatgtattattgattTCGGTGTGAACCGATACAAAACCTATTAATGCGAATAGCGATACAATAGCCTcgatttcattattt
Above is a genomic segment from Ostrea edulis chromosome 3, xbOstEdul1.1, whole genome shotgun sequence containing:
- the LOC125676989 gene encoding uncharacterized protein LOC125676989, translated to MPSLESPSFSSSRIQRAYRINNIEYTKLQGKLNLLEKEKIHSKRVINQDIRLISLTLDYINNCSGHSPEGLAPDSEEEYERLDEGPCFMYGERIVSRKKRRFKRSQSAAENSRSSGSLSSIPSLLPPAIRPQSSPVGRATFVTTLQAGENTRDTDPYSDKDSLHSESSSLSWMSGTSSLTRKLIKASRGRPRRESLHEKGPRRVRSLSSANIQSLTRQLMPLDGGKASAQDDRRASTSLARNAGITEILNQRRPTVTADAWKSHLTDQTKSGAPMTMAAQRQRIMGYKLQINEDRKSAVNQKFKDFMKKTS